In one Hippocampus zosterae strain Florida chromosome 10, ASM2543408v3, whole genome shotgun sequence genomic region, the following are encoded:
- the LOC127608660 gene encoding myelin protein zero-like protein 2 produces the protein MCVKGIFFLCGLAVSGVLRVSGIRIYTSGDVEAVNGTDIRLKCTFDSSSNINPNTIIVSWSFRPLKPGREESVFHYQQKPYPPQEGIFRKRIIWAGDVMGQDASIIIREVKFTYNGTYTCQVKNPPDVHGSVGEIRLRVVTTASFSELLLLAFAIGGGITVVVLLLIIIVSCRRCKRKRQRREGEVEAPRKERKDPTVCHPMRAIHLYLSQTSIEIDSSDGMISEASTKDPSSESDGASSDDDDDDDEGDDSD, from the exons GCGTGCTGCGGGTCAGCGGGATCCGTATTTATACATCTGGGGATGTGGAGGCAGTCAACGGGACGGACATTCGTCTGAAGTGTACATTCGATAGCTCCTCTAACATCAACCCCAATACCATCATCGTCTCCTGGAGCTTCAGACCCCTTAAACCAGGCCGAGAAGAATCG GTGTTTCACTACCAGCAGAAGCCATACCCTCCTCAGGAGGGCATTTTCCGGAAACGCATCATCTGGGCTGGTGACGTCATGGGCCAGGACGCTTCCATCATAATTCGTGAAGTGAAGTTCACCTACAACGGCACCTACACGTGCCAGGTCAAGAACCCCCCGGATGTGCACGGCTCGGTTGGAGAAATTCGACTGCGGGTCGTCACTACAG CATCGTTCTCTGAGCTTCTGCTGTTAGCGTTTGCCATCGGCGGAGGAATTACCGTCGTGgtgctcctcctcatcatcatcgtgtCTTGCAGGAGGTGCAAGAGGAAGAGACAAAGGCGAGAAGGAGAAGTGGAAGCTCCTCGCAAAGAGAGAAAAGATCCCACAGTGTG CCACCCAATGAGGGCCATCCACCTGTACCTATCACAGACGTCCATAGAGATTGACAGTTCAGACGGAATGATCTCAGAGGCCAGCACGAAAGATCCCAGCTCGGAATCAGACGGCGCGAGCTcagatgacgacgacgatgacgacgaagGTGACGATTCAGACTAA
- the mpzl3 gene encoding myelin protein zero-like protein 3, giving the protein MLLQGHRNGPLKDVLSFHLLFFLAPSLVSSITVSSPAELQASAGDTVTLSCTFTSTSRPTSKMTIDWSYRPQTGGPPQTFFHFSSRAFPALEGQFRGRIQWRGSPAKGEASIVLINSTLNDNGTYICSVRNPPDVHGNPNSHTVLTVMPKIPSIRFSDVAVLLFFVLIPSTIITLVLIGQMLFSARERSQSKGYRSPIEVAEGEEYDNYRAGNPFKAATCCDLALTDSESELDYSHMKQNTPATEDYAESQF; this is encoded by the exons ATGCTTCTACAGGGCCACAGGAATGGCCCACTCAAAGACGTACTGTCgttccatttgcttttttttctcg CTCCTTCACTTGTCTCCTCCATCACCGTGAGTTCTCCAGCAGAGCTCCAGGCATCCGCAGGAGACACTGTGACATTGTCCTGCACTTTCACTTCCACCAGTCGACCCACGAGTAAGATGACAATCGATTGGTCCTATAGACCGCAGACGGGAGGGCCGCCACAGACA TTCTTCCACTTCTCTTCTCGTGCCTTTCCTGCTCTGGAGGGCCAGTTCCGTGGGCGTATTCAGTGGCGAGGAAGCCCGGCAAAGGGGGAAGCCTCCATCGTGTTGATCAATTCAACGCTGAATGATAATGGAACCTACATATGCTCCGTCAGAAACCCTCCAGATGTCCACGGCAATCCAAACTCACACACAGTACTGACGGTCATGCCCAAGA TACCCAGTATTCGCTTCTCGGATGTTGCGGTCCTCCTCTTTTTCGTCCTCATCCCTTCCACCATCATTACCCTTGTTCTGATTGGTCAGATGCTCTTCTCAGCGAGAGAGCGCAGCCAATCCAAGGGCTACAGGTCACCCATAGAGGTCGCAGAGGG AGAAGAGTACGACAACTACCGAGCGGGGAACCCATTCAAGGCGGCCACATGCTGTGACCTTGCTCTGacg GACTCTGAGAGTGAGTTAGACTACAGCCACATGAAGCAGAACACGCCTGCTACCGAAGATTATGCTGAATCTCAGTTCTAG